TTGCGCATGATTAACTCTGAAGCCAGAGGAACAAAGAGTGACGCTGGCCGAGCTTTTTAGTTTATGGCAGGACTTGAAAACTTGCACCCGTGGACGTTTTTATCCCAATCCCAGTGCGCGAGTAATTTGTTGGGTGTCAGATCATCCAATACGGAGGACAACGTAACCGCTTCAGGTTGCCCCTTTGCAAGGGTTGTTTGTGCGGTCTTTGGCGAACCAACCCACCTTGGTTGGAACTGTTGGAGGGAAAGCGCTCGGTCTTCTTGAGCGTGCGAAAGTGGACCTTCTTGCTGGCTTGGCTTTCGCCGTAGAGGCCGATGGACTGCACCTGGATCACGTAGTCCGTGTCCTCCTGCAGGTCCCACAGGACGCAAGCTCGGCTGCTGGTGTTGACTTCCCGGATGAAGCGCTGCGTGTGCCGGTCCTGCCTCTGAAGGAGAAGCGTGAAGACCTCCACTTTCAAGTACGTTGATATTTCTTCAAATTTGCACACTTACTTGCTGCGAGACTGAAAAGCCGATGATGACGTCCCCCTCGGGGACCTCCCAGGAGACGGTCGCCGAGTCGGAGCTGAGGTGAACGACGGACACGTTGACGGGAGCCGGCGGCCGATCTGACCGAGGAGGACGGAAACGGATCCGTGGATCTTGAATTTGGGCAAGCGGCGAGGAGCTAATTGTGCACAAGCTGTGGCACTTTCCATCTCTGTCACGCTTGAGAATAACGAGGGCCCTCCTTTCATTCGAGGAAGACAAACTGCTTTGGCTACAATGCAGCTTGTCTTttgtccccctcccctccttttcCGCGCTTGACAAATTGGGCTATTTGAAGGCACCACGTAGcatcgtttttttgttttttttttctattggctTCTTTTCAAATCCGCCTCTGTGGATGTTCCCTTACTGTGTCAGCGGGTGAGCATCTATCACCTTTTAGAGGACAGCTGATTACAAAAGCGGAACAGACTGTAATCGAGGTTCTCTGcacggttgatttgggtcacacgACATGTTTGATGGGAATCACCTGGGAGTTGCTTGCCTTCCTTCTGagcaagccccccccccacccgctcATCGCACATTTGAATCAATGCAAGTTCTAAATTAGTTTCCTTTACATTCACTTTGAGACAGCTGCATGCGTGGAGATGATTCTTTGACAAAGTTGCTCTCTGGAGATGCGTTATGTGAATCATCCTCCGAGCCTTTTTGCATCGATGTCACCAAGCACAGATGTTTttgggggatgtgggaggaaactcaaCTCGGGGAAGCCTGAGGCGAGAttcattattttcaaatataaaTCCAGTTTAAAAATGACACCTCAGTCACATGTTTTTCAATTTCAATGTGATGTgtacaatttcattttttgtttttttgaaccCTCAAAGATGAATTTACCCTTTGGAATTCTCTTATTTATGGCTGCATGACAGAAATTTCGATAGAAGACAAAAATCAGAGCTACTCTACTACTTAAGCGGATATTGTGAAATGAAAATATTGTCACAAATGACCGATATAATGCGGATGGCATTATGGATAGACTGTGCGGGGGTACCCAATGAAATGTCCAAAAAAGACCTCGCTGTCATTTTTTAGGATTGACCGAATGAGGAGTCACTTACTTGCCCCCACCAGGAACACGTCGCTTCCGAAGAGCAACAGGACCGCCGAGTGGATCACAACCAGCGGGCGGCtcatggcaggcaggcaggcgaagGAAGCAAtaccgaaagaaaaaaaaaggggagaagACCTTCTCAAGCTGCCATGCTCGGACTGGAGGATGCAACAGAGGATGCTGCGGCGACGGCGGCTGCAGGTGCTCAACCGGGCTCGGCGCGCGCGACGTTACGGTATCAAAAAATAACGGCGCCGTTGCGGAGCATGTGAGTCAGCGACGCGAGCTCTCATTCCTCAagtgagcgagagagcgagtgaGCGGCTTGGCTTTCAATGCTTCCGTAAGCGTAGTCGCGTGGAGACCATTGAAAGCTTTGATTGACAGATGAGCAAGTTCGAACCCCCTCCATCCGACCCCCCGAGAACATTCACGGCTAATGTTCGAGGACGCGTAGATAAGACTTTTTTTAATGATCatgtgagtgccaaaagtcccaatgatcgtgagcagcaggggggggccccatttcaaccccttacactgagtgccaagcagggaagaaatgagtaccattgttataatggtcactggtatgacccggccgggggttgaacccccgacctcccaatctcagggcggacactctcctcttaggccactgagctggtaatcaCTCTAGCATAGTGgtgtaacacttatagtcgtttttagataacgtgtatacctatgtacgcctaaatattgttatccaatatatctactgcaatttcacattagattgctggtttgaaatttgcttttaatattattatttttaataaacatttatgttaaaacttgtctggtgttttattccttgtttctttattcgccaattaaaacataaaaatcagcttaatcatgctttatatgacaatatgtgtaggtacaccttcaataggtacactacccaaggtttaaaaaaaaaaagaataaataaataaagcacatcaaggtaatttctcgcacctgggatcgaaccaagctcttaccgagcaagagctcgagtcactgagagcaaggcttccatagggtagtgtttagtgctctgggctttcaccccagcgacccaggttcgaatctcagtgggacccaaaaaattttaccaTACAaagtttgcaacacagttgctcgtgtaaccataaaaccatacatgttccatacattgatagcaaggcttccatagggtagtggttagtgttctggactttcaccccagcgccgcaggttcgaatctcagtgggaccaaaaaattttatcaaagAAAATTTGCAGCACAGTTGCtcttgtaaccataaaaccatacatgttccatgcgctgagagcaaggcttccatagggtagtggttagtgctctggtctTTCACCCCAGGGACCGAGGTTCGAATCTcggtgggaccaaaaaaattttatcaaagaaaatttgcgacacagttgctcgtgtgaccataaaaccatacatgttccgtgcgctgagagcaaggcttccatagggtagtggttagtgttctggactttcaccccagcgacccaggttcgaatcttggTGGGACCAAATAATTTTAtcaaagaaaatttgcaacacagttgctcgtgtaaccataaaaccatacatgttccatgcactgatagcaaggcttccatagggtagtggttagtgctctgggctttcaccccagtgacctgggttcgaatctcagtggcacCCCAAAAATTttacaacacagttgctcgtgtaaccataaaaccatacatgttccatacactgatagcaaggcttccatggggtagtggttagtgttctgggctttcaccccagcgacccgggttcgaatctcagtgggaccaaaacaattttatcatagaaattttgcaacacagttgctcgtgtaaccatataaccatacacttccttagagctagggttaggtttaaagttagggttagagctagaattaggtttagagctagtctTAGGGTTAGacgtagggttagggctagagttagagctagagttagggttagagctagagttagggttagagctagggttagagctagggttagagctagggttggggttagggttagagctagggttaggtttataaagctagggttagagttagggttagagctagggttagtggctagggtttgagctagggttagagctaaggttagggtaaggttagggttagggttagagctagggttagagctagggttagggttagagctagggttagagctagggttaggaatagagctaaggttagagctagggttagagctagagctagggttagagctagagttagggttagagctaggactttcaaggattttcaaggactttcaaggactttcaaggactttcaaggatctggggtctggggtctggggttagggtctggggtctgggttagggtctggggttaaggtttagggtctggggttagggtctggggttagggtctggggttagggtctggggtctggggttagggttagggtctgggggttagggtctggggtctagggttagggttagggttagggttagagctagtgcgagggttagggttagagctagggttagagctaggcttagggttagagttccagtttgggttagggttagggttgggttagtgttggggttagggttagggttagggttaggggggttagggttagggttagggttgggttagtgttggggttggggttagggttagggttagtggttagggttagggtctggggtctagggttagggttagagctagtgcgagggttagggttagagctagggttagagctaggcttagagttagagttacagcttgggttagggttggggttggggttggggttagggttggggttagggttagggttagggggttagagggttagggtctggggttagggttagggtttccaaggggttagagttttccaaagggtttccagggggtttccaggggttagggttttccaaagggtttccagggggtttccaggggttagggttttccaatgggtttccagtggtttccaggggtttccaggggtttccaggggtttccaggactttccaggactttcaaggattttcaaggactttcaaggactttcaaggactttcaaggactttcaaggactttcaaggactttcaaggactttccagggtctggggtctggggttagggtctggggtctgggttagggtctggggttaaggtttagggtctggggttagggtctggggttagggtctggggttagggtctggggtctggggttagggttagggtctggggttagggtctggggttagggttagggtctggggtctggggtctagggttagggttagggttagagctagtgcaagggttagggttagagctatggttagagctaggcttagggttagagttccagtttgggttagggttgggttagtgttggggttagggttagggttagggttagggttaggggggttagggttagggttgggttagtgttggggttggggttagggttagggttagggttagtggttagggttagggttagggttagggtctggggtctagggttagggctagagctagtgcgagggttagggttagagctagggttagagctaggcttagggttagagttacagcttgggttagggttagggttggggttggggttggggttagggttggggttagggttagggttagggttagggttagagggttagagggttagggtctggggttagggttagggtttccaaggggttagagttttccaaagggtttccagggggtttccaggggttagggttttccaaagggtttccagggggtttccaggggtaagggttttccaatgggtttccagtggtttccaggggtttccaggggtttccaggactttccaggactttcaaggactttcaaggattttcaaggattttcaaggactttcaaggactttcaaggactttccaggatctggggtctggggtctggggttagggtctggggtctgggttagggtctggggttaaggtttagggtctggggttaaggtttagggtctggggttagggtctggggttagggtctggggttagggttagggtctggggtctagggttagggtctggggtctggggtctagggttagggttagggttagggttaggggttaagggttagggttagggttagggttagggttagggttagacctagggttagagctagagctaaagctagggttagggctagggttagggttagagctagggctagggttagggttagggttagagctagggttagggttagggttagggttagagctagggttagagctagtgctagggttagggttagagctagggttagagctagagctagggctagagttagggttagggttagagctagacctagggttagagctacggttagggttagagctagagctagggttagcctaaccctaaccctagttctagagctagggctacagctagagctagggttagggttagagctagagctagggttagggttagagctagggctagagctagggttagagctagacctagggttagagctagggttagggttagggttagagctagagctagggttagggttagagctagagctagagctagggttagagctagggctagagctagggttagggttagagctagacctagggttagagctagggttagggttagagctagagctagggttagggttagcctaaccctaaccctagctctagagctagggctagagctagggctagagctagggttagggttagagctagagctagggctagggttagcgctagggttagagctagagctagggttagagctagagctagggttagggttagagctagggttagggttagggttagagctagggctagagttagggttagggttagagctagacctagggttagagctagagctaaagctagggttagggttagggctagggttagggttagtgctagagctagagctagggttagggttagagctagggttagagctagggttagagctagagctagggttagggttagagctagggttagggttagagctagagctagagctagggttagggttagagctagagttagggttagagctagagctagggttagggttagagctagggttagggttagggttagagctagggctagagctagggttagggttaaggttagagctagacctagggttagagctagagctagagctagggttagggttagagttagggttagggttagagctagggctagagctagggttagggttagagctagacctagggttagagctagagctaaagctagggttagggttagggctagggttagtgctagagctagggttagggttagagctagagctagggttagggttagagctagggttagggttagggttagagctagggctagagctagggttagggttagagctagacctagggttagagctagacctagggttagagctagagctaaagctagggttagggttagggctagggttagggttagagctagagctagggttagggttagagctagagctagggctagggttagagctagggttagggttagagctagagctagggttagagctagagctagggttagggttagagctagggttagggttagggttagggttagagctagggctagagttagggttagggttagagctagacctagggttagagctagagctaaagctagggttagggttagggctagggttagggttagtgctagagctagagctagggttagggttagagctagggttagggttagagctagggttagagctagagctagagctagggttagggttagagctagggttagggttagagctagagctagggctagggttagggttagagctagagctagggttagggttagagctagagctagggttagagctagagctagggttagggttagagctagggttagggttagggttagagctagggctagagctagggttagggttaaggttagagctagacatagggttagagctagagctagagctagggttagggttagggttagagctagggttagggttagggttagagctagggctagagctagggttagggttagagctagacctagggttagagctagagctaaagctagggttagggttagggctagggttagtgctagagctagggttagggttagagctagagctagggttagggttagggttagggttagagctagggttacggttaggtttagagctagggttagagctagagctagggctagggttagggttagagctagggttagggttaggtttagagctagggctagagctagggttagggttagggttagagctagacctagggttagagctagagctaaagctagggttagggttagggctagagctagagctagggttagagttagagctagggttagggttagggttagagctagggttagggttagagctagggctagagctagggttagggttagggttagagctagacctagggttagagctagagctagggttagggttagagctagagctagggttagggttagagctagggttagggttagggttagagctagggctagagctagggttagcgttagagctagagctagggttagagctagagctagggttagggttagagctagggttagggttaagtttagagctagggctagagctagggttagggttagcgctagacctagggttagagctagagctaaagctagggttagggttagggttagagctagacctagggttagagctagagctagggttagagctagggttaggaatagagctagggctagagctagggttagggttagagctagacctagggttagagctagagctagagctagggttagagctagagctagagctagggctagggttagggttagggttagggttagagctagagctagggttagagctagagctagggttagggttagagctagacctagggttagagctagagctagggttagggttagggttagagctagggttagggttagagctagagctagggttagggttaggattagggttagggctagagctagagctagggctagagctagggttagggttagcctaaccctagggttaggctaaccctaaccctaaccctagctctaaccctaaccctaaccctagctagggctagagctagggttaggctaaccctaacccgaaccctaaccctagctctaaccctaaccctaaccctagctctaaccctaaccgtaaccctagctctaaccctaatcctaaccctagctctagctctagctctagctctagctctagctctaaccctaaccctagctctagctctagctctaaccctaaccctagctctaaccctaaccctagctctagctctagctctaaccctaggtctagctctaaccctaaccctagctctagctctaaccctaggtctagctctaaccctaaccctacctctagccctagctctagctctaaccctagctctagctctaaccctaggtctagctctaaccctaaccctaaccctagctttagctctagctctaaccctaggtctagctctaaccctaaccctaaccctagctctagccctagctctaaccctaaccctaaccctagctctaaccctaaccctaaccctaaccctagctctagctcaaaccctaaccctagctctagctctaaccctaaccctagctctagctctaaccctaggtctagctctaaccttaaccctaaccctagctctagccctagctctaaccctaaccctaaccctagctctaaccctaaccctagctctagctctaaccctagctctagctctaaccctaaccctagccctaaccctaaccctagctttagctctagctctaaccctaaccctagctctagccctagctctaaacctaaccctaaccctagctctaaccctagctctagctctaaccctaaccctagccctaaccctagctttagctctagctctaaccctaggtctagctctaaccctaaccctaaccctagctctagccctagctctaaacctaaccctaaccctagctctaaccctaaccctaaccctagctctagctctaaccctaaccctagctctagcactaaccctagccctaaccctaaccctagctttagctctagctctaaccctaggtctagctctaaccctaaccctatctctagccctagctctaaccctaaccctaaccctagctctaaccctaaccctaaccctagctctagctctaaccctatgtctagctctaaccttaaccctaaccctagctctagccctagctctaaccctaaccctaaccctagctctaaccctaaccctagctctagctctaaccctagctctagctctaaccctaaccctagctctagctctaaccctaaccctagccctagctctaaccctaaccctagctctaaccctaaccctagctctagctctaaccctagctctaaccctaaccctagctctaaccctaaccctagctctagctctagcactaaccctaaccctagccctaaccctaaccctagctttagctctagctctaaccctaggtctagctctaaccctaaccctaactctagccctagctctaaccctaaccctaaccctaaccctagctctaaccctaaccctagctctagctctaaccctagctctagctctaaccctaaccctagctctaaccctagccctagctctaaccctaaccctagctctagccctagctctagccctagctctagagctagggttagggttaggctaaccctaaccctagctctagctctaaccctaggtctagctctaaccttaaccctaaccctagctctagccctagctctaaccctaaccctagctctaaccctaaccctagctctagctctaaccctagctctagctctaaccctaaccctagccctaaccctaaccctagctttagctctagctctaaccctaaccctaaccctagctctagccctagctctaaacctaactctaaccctagctctaaccctagctctagctctaaccctaaccctagccctaaccctagctttagctctagctctaaccctaggtctagctctaaccctaggtctagctctaaccctaaccctagctctagccctagctctaaacctaaccctaaccctagctctaaccctaaccctagctctaaccctaaccctagctctagctctaaccctagctctagctctaaccctaaccatagccctaaccctaaccctagctttagctctagctctaaccctaaccctaaccctagctctagccctagctctaaacctaactctaaccctagctctaaccctagctctagctctaaccctaaccctagctctaaccctagctctagctctaaccctaggtctagctctaaccctaggtctagctctaaccctaaccctagctctagccctagctctaaacctaaccctaaccctagctctaaccctaaccctagctctagctctaaccctaaccctagctctagcactaaccctagggttagggttaggctaaccctaaccctagctctagctctaaccctaaccctagctctaaccctagctctagctctaaccctaggtctagctctaaccctaggtctagctctaaccctaaccctagctctagccctagctctaaacctaaccctaaccctagctctaaccctaaccctagctctagctctaaccctaaccctagctctagcactaaccctagccctaaccctaaccctagctttagctctagctctaaccctaggtctagctct
This genomic stretch from Syngnathus scovelli strain Florida chromosome 20, RoL_Ssco_1.2, whole genome shotgun sequence harbors:
- the fndc4a gene encoding fibronectin type III domain-containing protein 4 isoform X2 translates to MSRPLVVIHSAVLLLFGSDVFLVGANRPPAPVNVSVVHLSSDSATVSWEVPEGDVIIGFSVSQQRQDRHTQRFIREVNTSSRACVLWDLQEDTDYVIQVQSIGLYGESQASKKVHFRTLKKTERFPSNSSNQVSPIRAVHQHHRSVTPIKREHKCNTQPRGAQRHQCTFAFFDISNAIMNSCTL
- the fndc4a gene encoding fibronectin type III domain-containing protein 4 isoform X1 → MSRPLVVIHSAVLLLFGSDVFLVGANRPPAPVNVSVVHLSSDSATVSWEVPEGDVIIGFSVSQQRQDRHTQRFIREVNTSSRACVLWDLQEDTDYVIQVQSIGLYGESQASKKVHFRTLKKTERFPSNSSNQDDPTVQGLERSRHLQTGELIIIVVVLLMWAAVIALFCRQYDIIKDNDSSNNKEKVKPTSERSTPEHRVGKFHPSVPSINIIEV